In a single window of the Megalobrama amblycephala isolate DHTTF-2021 linkage group LG3, ASM1881202v1, whole genome shotgun sequence genome:
- the LOC125264690 gene encoding intelectin-like, translated as MLLTKKFVGILFSLSLNLWLCKTANIIILDQQEAPHMQTVDTNTNLEEAILQGRIKHVAQSCKELHEKYQVYDDGLYYLNSSRGVLYQTFCDMTTAGGGWTLVASVHENNIYGKCTVGDRWSSQQGSEPNRPDGEGTWANTVTFGTAEAATSDDYKNPGYFDIPAKDVSVWHVPNNMDLEYWNPNSLLRYHTENHFLTLYGGNLFNLFKKFPVRFGLGACLTDNGPAVPIVYDTGNADFTKTLYGPNSRTIITPGFITFRVFNTERAASALCSGVKPTGCHTEHFCIGGGGHFPEGLPRQCGDFAGFDWEGYGTNVGWSVSKEMLEAAVLLFYR; from the exons ATGTTGCTTACAAAAAAGTTTGTAGGGATCCTTTTCAGTCTCTCACTGAATTTATGGCTCTGCAAGACTGCAAATATAATAATTC TGGATCAACAAGAAGCACCACATATGCAAACTGTTGATACCAACACCAATCTTGAGGAAGCAATACTTCAGGGCAGAATTAAACATGTTGCTCAAAGCTGCAAAGAGCTTCATGAAAAGTATCAGGTTTATGATG ATGGCCTATACTATCTGAACTCATCAAGAGGGGTCCTTTACCAGACGTTCTGTGATATGACCACTGCGGGTGGAGGCTGGACACTGGTTGCCAGTGTTCATGAAAATAACATCTATGGAAAGTGTACTGTTGGTGATCGCTGGTCTAGTCAGCAGGGCAGTGAACCAAACCGGCCTGATGGTGAAGGGACATGGGCAAACACAGTCACATTTGGAACTGCAGAGGCCGCTACAAGTGATGATTATAag AATCCTGGATACTTTGACATTCCTGCTAAAGATGTGTCTGTGTGGCATGTTCCTAATAATATGGATTTGGAATACTGGAACCCTAACTCCCTCCTGCGATACCACACTGAGAATCACTTCTTAACTCTTTACGGAGGAAACCTTTTCAATTTATTCAAG aAATTCCCTGTGAGGTTTGGATTAGGGGCATGCCTCACAGATAATGGACCTGCTGTTCCAATAGTGTATGATACCGGAAATGCGGATTTCACCAAAACTCTGTATGGTCCCAATTCAAGaa CAATAATTACACCTGGATTCATCACATTCAGAGTCTTCAATACTGAAAGGGCAGCCTCTGCTCTTTGTTCGGGTGTCAAACCAACCGGCTGTCACACTGAACAT TTCTGTATTGGTGGAGGTGGACACTTTCCAGAGGGGCTCCCTAGACAGTGTGGGGACTTTGCTGGTTTCGACTGGGAAGGCTACGGTACTAATGTAGGATGGAGTGTTTCCAAAGAGATGCTCGAAGCAGCTGTTCTTCTGTTTTATCGCTGA